The genomic interval aatacataatacaaTTTTTCTAATCTTtattgggttcagggtataaagaaTAGAAAAACGATTTatgcttttaaaatttaaagtgAATACTTTAAAGAATCTGACCTTTTTCTTAGACCTTTTTTTTAGAGGAGAACCTAAAATATTCCCATTTTCTGTCAAGTAATTTTTTACTAGCAAACTTTAAAAACCTTTGTTTAAATGAAGGAAAAACTTCAAGGTTGTGAACCGCtaccaatttaatttatttatttcctaATTCAACTACACACAAGCATACTGAAAAACAACTAATCTTAAGTATAAAAAACTTAacaataacttttttttatttttctacgAATTGTTAAGGCTAGCTAAAATATCTGTGGTTAATTTAGTGTTACGTTCAGGCTGTCCTAAAGCTCGTAGGCTCGGTCGCCGTTCTGTGATTGTTAAATAAGCGTGTCCTCGTCCTGACCCTCGAATACCATCAGCAGCGAGTGCTGCGAGGGCGAGCGGCCCAGTGTGAGCCCACCGAGCGAGCCGTCCGGAGAGAGCAGACCCGTCTGCAGGCTGTTGTTATCTCGATAGCCAGATGTGGATGATGTTTGTGAGACCGAGTCCCAGGATATTTCGCCAATGGCCTTAGGTTGATGCTCCTCCTGTGAGAGTGACGTGACCTGGGGATTTTGATTTGGATTAGCTGAAAGCCGATCAAGAAGTCAATTGTCAAATTGCTTACAATGCTGGGCGGCTCTATGGGCGTCAGGCGACTGCGCTTGAGCCGAAACGTTTTGCGACTGGCTGCCTTTGAGCGTTGCAGGCGCGAGCGTGTGTGATCGCCTGAACTATCTTCGGCGGGGCTCTCAGGTGAGAGTGGCGTCGTTGAGGTCTCGCCGGAGGAGTGTCGGAATTCCACAGATGAAACGAAACGCAATTTGGGAGGCTGTGCCTTGAACGGCGCCTGCTGCAGCGACTGCGAGTGCGGCAGCGGTGAGACGGCGGTCATGCCATGTCCCGAACCGCTGGGTCCGCAGCTAGGTGTTTGACCCACTAGCGTAGGCGCTGAGCCCGCAGCGCCCTCGCCGCTCTGGCTGTCACTGGTCGTGGTATGTGGATCACGGTTCGTGGAGCTGCTGGACAGCGATTCACGTGGTGGATGCAGCGTTTGCTGGGAGAGTGTATCGCTGGGCGTGCATATGCCGCCAGAGCCGCTGCGTGAATCGATGGGCACAGCGGAGACATGCGAATGTGTGGCCTGGCCGGTGGTAGTGCCCGTGAATATGGATATAAGCGAAGGTCTCTGCTGTGACTTGTGCACATCCGCAGCGCTTGTGGCTGCGGGCGTATCGCTTTTCTTCTGCTCGGAGCTCTCGCGATCTGTGGAGGCTGACTTGGTATAAGGTCAAGTAAAcgtataaaattgttttgggTTACCATAGCGTTTGTCCTCCAGTTCGTCGCGCAGGTCGCGCAGCTCGCGGGCCAGCTCAAGCAGTAACGCACCCTTCGACTTCATCCCGCCCTGCGGCGGAGTGCCCCGCAGACGTTCTCTAATTATGAACTGCATATGCCGCTCGTGATCGCCAATGGGTGGTTGCGATATCTGTGAGcgaaatatatacactttcaattataattataattcttAATCTAGTTCATACCTTGTGCAATATGAAGGGCAGCAGGACGATGTAGAGCGGCGTGCGGTGTGTGACTACGAATTCCATGAAGCTCCAAAGATCCGGCGCCGCCTCGTTGCGCCTGCCTAGGTCACGCATGACGCGCACAATACGTGGCCATTCGCTGGATAGGCGATTTTCAAAGCAGATGCAAACGATGCGCAATGCGAGGAACGCGGCCTGATAGAGTGAGCCCGAGATGCGAGCCGGACGCTTGGCATCTCGGCTGCCCGTAAAGGTCAAGGAGCCGGCGCGCAAATCTCCAGTGACACGATTGATTTGGGATACCACCTGGCCGGTGCGGCCAGCCGGCGGACTCATGGCATTCAGAACGGCGGTGAGCAGAAAAGAGACATCGCTCATCTTTAGCTCGCCCACATCAGAGACGCCACGACCGGAGCAGACTTTCAAGCACAGTGGCATGATCAGATGCATTAGAAATCCTTCGGCCTTTTCCTGCGTGGCAAACTCGGCGCTGCCGCCGCAGATTTGGACCAGCGAGAAACAGTCAACGGGACTGACCACCTGTAGCGCCACCAGGCGCACCACCGCCGAGCAGAAAAAGGCCGGCGGATTCTGAGACATGAGCGCTGCACCTGCGCTGGACACACCCTCGGGTATGCCGCCGCTGCCCGGCTCATTGACAATCAGATTCTGCACGGTTGAGATCAGAGTCTTCATCTGCTGCCAGTGCAGGACATAAGGATGCCTAATGATTGTCTCGTGTATACCCTTGAGTAGTCCGGCGGCCGCCTCCCAGTCCGTATTGCGGCGTATCGAGGGCTTCTTGGATATCTTAAGAAACACCTTGTCGATACGGCGAAGCACCGTTACTAAAGCATTCCGGAGTGTATCATTTGACCACTCGGCCCGCGGCAGCACCGACTGCATGTACCGCTGCAGGCCACGACAGGCCATGGACTCAGGATCGTAGGGTGACACCTTCAGCAGCGAATGCGCAATATCCGCCAAGCGTATGTGACATTTGGCGTCCAGCACCTCTGTGGGCTTGCTATCGTTCGCCGGCAGCTTCTTGGCCAGCTCGAATAGCCGTGTGGTGGACTTGATTAGAAAATCAGCGACAACGGAGAGCAGAACATCCCTGGGACGTCGGTACTCGGTGCGTATCATTTCCGAATCCTCGGCAGAGTCCATCATGTTTTTAGTTCGCGGATCTGTTGCATATTTCGTATGCGATTCCTCCTCAAAGTCCATGCCCGGCGAGCAGGGCGGTCCGCGACTGCAGTTGCGCTGCGACGAACCCTTATGCTCCGGACTGTTGCGATAGGGCCCATTGTAGCTCTTGGCCAGGCCCTCGCAGTTATGCACCATGGTGCGTATGGCTACAGCCAGTTGGAGTATTATATCCCGTTCGGATTTTCCCTGCAGTGGTATATAGCTGGGAGATTGGATCTGCTGTAGATAACAGGGCAGTATTGCCTCCAAAATGATCTGATGAAAATGAAGAATCAATTCAGAATTTATTCTTTACGTGAAGTAAAAAGTATACTTACCAGCATTTGGTAGCCACGCGTGCTCTCTGCCGAGTATGAGACGACCATTACGCACAGAGTGATGCAGTCCAGCACGGTGACATCGTCGTCCTCGTCGTGATAACAAAAGTCAATGGCTTTAAGGGGCTTTGGTTCCTTGACCAGTTCGGCTATATTCAACGGATCTGGTGAGGGATCCTCAAGGCTGAGCAGCAGATTGAACAAGCAGCTGGATTGGACCTTATGTGCCTCGCCATAGGTGCCATCCTCATCCGTGTCTAGTATAGCCGAAACGGAGCCAAACATCTGCAGGATGAAGGGCTTCCGATTGAGAAGATAGAACTGTTTTACGGCGTACTCGATGGTAGTGGTGATTAGCTTGTTGGTCTGATGGAGGGAGTACACCTGAAGCAAAGTGGGCATGATCATGAAATAGCCATTCGTGGAGAATATGTTCTTAAAGTTGAAGGCAGCATTGATGAATGTAGCCATCACATAGCGCATGATGCATGAGTCCTCAGCATGCAGTATGGATGCGCCGGAGAGCACGTTTAGGAACAGCTGTATGTCCGCCGAGTAGGCAAAGTTGCCAGCCATGGCCTCAAACATGCGGGCTATCAAACGCACCCACATGAACTTGTGCAGCACGTCCAGGCCGAGCAGCACCTTGCCATATTCGCCACCATGATGCAGATCTAGATCCACTTCGAGCGCCTTGCGCGGAAACGACGGCAACTTCATTAGCTCCTCGTGCAGAAAAACAACTCGCTGGACAACCATGTCCACATTTTTGAGTATAGCCCAGGTTAAATGCACCTTGCCAATTTCGACAAATTTTTTCGTTAGCTCCtgtttttgcagtgccagaaaGGACTCCTCCGGGCGCATAAGCATTAAACGCACCTCTGGATACTGTGAGCGCTTGAAGAAGTAAAGATCCCGTATATACCAGTTGGGATTGAGTATTTTGTCTGCAACGAACCAGCGAGATAAAGCACAACTCTATGCGGTTTTTGGTATGGTCTACTTACTGCTTTTGTAGTCGACCAGGCAGTAATGCGTAATGCTTTTCTCATCGATGGGATAATAGTCTAAAGCTTCCTTCAGCAGTTGGCAGAATAGCGTGTCCTCCTGCACAGGAAACTGCGAGGGTATATTGTAGTCATCATCCGCCGGGCCGTGCACCACAATCTTTTTGGCGGCAGGCACATTGGCTGTGAGCAGAATGGATGCATCGCACTGCTCCTTGCGCAATATTTGCTTCAGATCCTTGAACATGATGCCATGCACCGAGTGCACCACCATCCACAGAACGGATAAAGCAGAGCCCACCAGCTGGAAAACAAAGGGATTAATAAGCGCAAGTACATTAAGGGCTTAGTTTTGGGGCATACCTCCTGTTTGAGCTCATTGGAGGAGCGCACATAGAACATTATATAGCCAATGATGGAGTTGTAGAGGGCAAATGCGGCCTGTTGCGGCAGGCGCGGCACGAAGCGTATTAAATGTCGCAACAGCTTGAACATCTGATCCTGGCGATCGCGTGTGAGGCGCTCGAACACATAGCGCAAGAACAAGGCTGACTCCTCAACCAGGCATACCCAGATTACCTGATAGGCCACCTCGTAAACGGCATTGCCATCGGAGCCAATGGCTGCATCATCCAGACAGCCCACAATCTGCATTACAGAGGAGCACAGCACAGATGGAAACAGCGAGTGGGCGTGATGTAGGTGCGAAGAGGCACGTGTGCCATCCAGATCCTCCTCTATTTCATGATCCTCATGCTCCATGCCTGGCTCATGAGACGCCTGCTGGCTGATGGGTATCATGGTGATGAGAAAGCTGTGCCTCTCCGCGCGCTGTTTGTCACGCTGCTGGCGAAGAGCATTCCGAATCGCTTCcgtttgttgcattttgcggCTCTTCGTGGCGGTCACCAGCGAACGCTATGCGGATTGCAATTGGTTAGAATTGTGCATGAATACATGGCAATCAAATGTGTGCACTCACATGTCTGTCCTGGTTGAGTGTCATATCCATATCCTTGGTCTGCTGGACGGGCATCCAGGGCGGATCCACAACGGGCAGACTCTCGATGCCTATTTTGGGCGAGGGCAGCGTAAACTCTATGCCTCCTGGTGGCACCTTAAAGGTAGCATCGTGCGCATTGTCCTCCATGCGTGGCCAGACATGAAAGCGGCATTTCCAAAGCACAAGATAGCGCTGAATCGCACCAATGCGTATATCCGGATTCTTGTGCTTCAGGGCGCGCTGCATAATGTCAAAGGCAAAATTTTGTGCCTTCACCGAGCCCATAAGGAAGACAGCCGCACTGGAGGTGGCTGTGTCGTGGTTGGTCTCCAGAAGCAGCTCCCAAGCGGCTGGCATGGCCTCAATTACCAGCTCCTCGGTGAGCACCACCGCGCCCTTCAGCATGGTGGTCAGCGGAAAGTGGAACAGATTGCGTATGTGAATGCGTATGAACTTCAGTATAGGTGGCTCCTCCTGCAGTTTCTTTTCCTTCTCCTGGCGAAAGGCGCGCGCCAGTTTCTCAGCCATTTCAATGTCCGGATCATCGCTGATGCTGCgcaaaaatatcttttttttCGAAGGAAATTCCAGCATTAAACTAACTAAAGACTTACCGATCTTTACGGGACAAACTGTCCTTGCGCTTGGACGGAGACGTTTGTGTGGAGCTTTGCTCTGACACTTTGCGGGTCGAACGAGGTCGAGCTGTGCCCTTGCTGGAGCTAATGACAGTGGGCTCCACGTTGGGATGATCCGCATCGAAAGTGAAACCGAATTCCTCACCATAAACCTGCAAAATCCATAGCAAATTATGAGTAGATCGATACGGGTGCAGACTTTTAAgctcattttaattttattatttacgaTTCGAGCATTAATCCGATTTCTTCAAAAAGTAGCCGAGCTCAAACTGAACCATGTTTTGCAACAAAATTTTACCCTAGGTTCAAAACGAGTACGCCCAGTAAACCTCAAGACAGGCAATAATTAAGGCCGTGAACCGAACCACATCCATGTTGGCTTACCTTACGCGTTGCCTTAATCAGCCGGGTGCAGGAGCGCATGTGCCGCTTGTAGCAGAAGGGATGACAGTAGCCCCTGTGAGTGCAGTAGTAATTGTAGCTGGTTAACAGATCAATGACAGCTTTTAGCCAGGGCATGTTCTTGGCCGTGTCGTCGTTCTCATTAGAGTCTGTTGGCGATTCCGGCTGCTGATCATCGCTGAGTATGCCCGGCGATTCCTCGCCCCCACTGATGACGCCTTGCTCGGAGGTATCGCTGCGGTCCGAAAGCGAGGAAACCTTACGCCGCGACTGCATGTTGACTGTATGAGGGGAGAACATGATATATTAAAGATCCCTAGGATTAAGCTGATTTACATACAATCTGTTTCAATATCCTTGCTGTCCTTGGTATTTCGACGCAGCTTGAGCGAGCGACGCTTAAAGGAACCGCCAGTTGTGGTGGCCGTGCCGCGTCGCAGCAGGAACGGACGCACTGTCGAGGCGGTAGGACGACGAGCTGctaatgaatttaattaaaaataagtcAATGGCTGTTTAGTCAAGACTCGGCCACAGGGAGACCCGGCCTTGCACCCAGCCCCCAATAGCTGGAGTATTCTAAAACATTAAATATGGTGCCTAGACCTAGACCGTAGTATATCCGatatatactcaaaaaaaaaaagagctaaGAACTCACCCTCCTCGCCCTCCTTGCCTTCCTTGGTTAGGGtagtgttgctgctgttttccGATTCGTTGTCCGGCTCGTGCAGGACAAAGGAGATTTTGCGCTCCGTTTGGCCGGCGCCATCGTTGCCCGCTGCTATGGACTGCAGGCTCTGTGCAGAGGTCTGCGAGTGGCCCATGGAGCTGAGCGCCATGGACCAGCGTCTATTGGCCTCACGGTACACCTTCTCCCAGGGTGCGGGCCGGTCGCGGTGCAGCATCTTCGATGTTTTGGGCAGTGTGATATAGGTGTCTCGCAAAAAAGCCGTAATCTCGAAAAGCAGCACGCAGGCAATTAGCTTGAGTGCATGCGGGCAGTCATTGCCATGCGGATTAACAGAGGTCTCGTCCAGAAAATCCTCCTCCTCATCCTGCTGCAGGAGCTCGCGCTGTTTCTCTGGATCCGTTAGACTTGCATTCAACGCCTCGTATTGCAGTCGTTCGGTGAAGAGCAGCTCCTCGAGACGCGCGCCCACCATCTCCGCCCACTGATGAAACATTTTGCCCGCGGCACGCAGCAGAATGTGTGTGCGCCGGGCACTCGTCTGGCTGACCTGTTGCTTCATCTGTGAGGGATTTATGTTGGCGCCTGAGGCACGATAGCCGCCAACATTCTGCTTCATCCAAATGGGCCACTGACCCTTGTTGCACAGATGCACAAAGTGTGCGCACTCCAGCAAAAAGGTGGCACGCGTGATCAACGGCGCTTGGGGCTGTAATTGGAATAGATTGGACATTTAACTTACTGGAATGAAAAGTGGTGTCATACCAAATCCAAGACGGCTGCAATCAGCTGGGGATCTGGAAAGGTGCCTGGCGCACATGTCTCCAGCAGAAAGGATAAGCGGAGCATGCCAACGCGCACCGGCTCAGTAGGCACCAGTTTGCGCTCTTTGAGTATGACCACCTCGGATTCACGCGGGCCGTCGCACATGTCGGACGAGCTGCGTCGACTGTAATCCGCTGTCTCTTCGATGCCGCCCACCTTCTTTTTGCCCTTCACAATTCCGCCGAAACGGTTCAGCCGTCGCTCGACGCGTCGCTTGGCGCGCTGTATGGAACGGCCGATGCCGTCGCTGGAACGACCCCGTTGAATCTTCAGCGAGGCATGCCGCATGAATGTGGAGGATATCTCGGGATTTAGCGAGCCTATCTCCAGGTCAATCGATGACGCCTCTTTGGGCGTGCCTCGAAACCAGCGCACCAAGCCGCTGAGCCGTCCCAGCGAATTGCGTTCTGAGCTGGACGTGGAATCGGAGAGTAGCGCTCGCTCACTGTGCCTTGGTGTCAGGGTGGGTCGGACGCCAGTTGTGCGGCGCCTAAAGTTGCTCAGTGGCGATTGGCTGGTCTTGTAGTGCTCATCGCACGGCTCCGTCTCCAGCAAACTCTGTAAGGAAATGCCGAGCGGATCAGTGCATTGTTAGAAGACTAGAAACAGAACTCACCACGGCGCAGGCAGAGGATGTGCTGCGTTTCTTGAGCAGCAGCCGGCGCTGCGAACGATTGTCGTCATTCTGTACCACTTGCGTAGCATTTGCCTGGGGTATGTGCCTGCAAAATTAAACGCTGTGTAAGAGGTGGTGAGGACTATGGGCTGGCTTTGTTGATCTTACCTTATTACCCTGGTGGTCTGTGCTGTGGGTCCCTTCTTGTGGGGACGCGGCGTCACCGCCAATATGCCGCTGAGTGCCACCAAGCGAAATGGACCACCATGTGCGCCCTTTACATAGGTGACCAGCTGGCGTATGTCGCCATAGAGTGCAACATTCTCCGGCAATTTGAGATCCTTGCTGGCATCGACAAACCGACTGACAAGCTGCTTGAATATGGCGCCAACCACTTGACCCTCGGCGCCGCCGCTCATGCCGCCGCTAAAATTTGTGGAATAGCCGCCCTGACCTGGTACACCGCCAAGATCGgtgttaacatttttatatccACTCTGACGTTTATGAGCTATTGCatcatacacatatatatatatatatatacaacgtACGAGtatttggtattggtattTGGTGGTGGAGGGTCAGTGGCAAGAGGGGTACAACTCAAAAGCATTAGCAAAAATCGTTGCATGCAAGACAAATGCACacgaacgcacacacacaaagaaataaaataataaaaaccaatATGGATACTAATATTTTCGggttataaatttaaaattaaagcttgCAATTAGGATTTGGTGCACCATCGGAAAtgttgcaaattttgaattttttaacaTCCAAGACAAAGCTTATTTAAGACTAGACACAGGCTTTAAGGCGGCACTTACTCAAAGGCGACAGCAACGAACTGGGATCCACGCAGAAAGCCAGAAATGCATGAAAATAATCAATGAGCTCCGGAAGCGGCGACATCCTGACCATCTCCTGGAGATAGCGTTTGGTGCGCTGCCCGGCCTGGCGCAACATACGCGCGATAATCTTCTGGCACTGATTACGCAGAAAATCAGCGGGAGGACCGCGAACACCTGTAAATGGTTCAGTAAAGCAAACATTTCATATTAGGTACAGCATCACTTTCGACGTGTTCGAAAAAAACAGAGCTGTCAGAACGCGTTTCCTGCGATGGTCACACAATTGGGACCTGCTTGGACTCTCATTCATCTGAACATTGAGCTTTCGACCTATGAGAAAGAAGATAGTTGCCGCCCAAAGACGATGATGAGCAAAGCATaaattggcaacaaatttgACTCACTCAAAGCAGTGACAAATGCTTATTCGCCTTAAGATGGAATATTAATAAAACTTCTAAGTGTGCACTGCCCTGGAGTACACGACTCCTGCCGCTTCCTCTTTAAAGTGCTTAAATCAATCCATCAATAAATATGGcatccaaatgtgtgtaaacACCAAAGCTCTAGACAAAAAGTCTGGAAAAA from Drosophila virilis strain 15010-1051.87 chromosome 2, Dvir_AGI_RSII-ME, whole genome shotgun sequence carries:
- the unc80 gene encoding protein unc-80 homolog isoform X2, whose amino-acid sequence is MVTNATTNNNNLQANNNSSTPNNNNDDFDIDQDDGLQDLGLPVSVQTFLWRQIAPFIRPRLGKLHEASCMFCQHAPGHHESKEACKSFEKVLVQNIQFGLSPPLTKALGAIPRWRLLQGALPHVMHACAALLYCRVKDMQAIGPVETKLLYTMQWILLYAAEECADDEGGDDLGLAEAAEPKPKAMDQYLFSVPTITLFVYLFAPIIHHLKESDFQNFRLENGIKLWQGMWDNRAPGAPCFTAPVKPKARNLLCAPTPKGSTDVFQGRKHSLGPDAMSPKADSPQSGLTDYGPQDEEGSWVSSPKEFFPETIPEEASSVEDERVVIFRLPSAPQLMDNSFFTADASLLQQQQQQQQSQSRRGSHQSMNSRDKEKAPSTKFEFDQQELTRGASMKEKRSASIEKESETDKSESAKADVSAATFLDVAVLRCLFISHWQEEGIFWSLQYLYNRLSEIGEDAAITLNQPRKRSNSLPIPQIEISLYQGPGSNSRDSPGSSVVKDYIEIPEPAATVQTGVVEESPTMPSTSERRGSEKKKRVKMADLRAFVETKMFSKSEKNLEKVGLDTNSANGKNPLQHAEYHRSLDTGEKKLSRSASMITREPASNLIKGKSMPSLSCLLDSGFYRYVEPPKASRPPQATCPRSTAFYPRNPIITVTEHTPTPSPDYMKRQGSIDSQLDALSNGGSIAGAGGNGSAGGGSSTTRIRGPMLRSHTDSHIDYTGVDESEAPGSSFYITRDGGIDYEIVLLAVSSVFKRDPSQVCSLRVLEAGLNICELLIEMGVLKLGEHAHEISMGITRRALQVLGCPHGCNDGVRGPPADFLRNQCQKIIARMLRQAGQRTKRYLQEMVRMSPLPELIDYFHAFLAFCVDPSSLLSPLTHKRQSGYKNVNTDLGGVPGQGGYSTNFSGGMSGGAEGQVVGAIFKQLVSRFVDASKDLKLPENVALYGDIRQLVTYVKGAHGGPFRLVALSGILAVTPRPHKKGPTAQTTRVIRHIPQANATQVVQNDDNRSQRRLLLKKRSTSSACASLLETEPCDEHYKTSQSPLSNFRRRTTGVRPTLTPRHSERALLSDSTSSSERNSLGRLSGLVRWFRGTPKEASSIDLEIGSLNPEISSTFMRHASLKIQRGRSSDGIGRSIQRAKRRVERRLNRFGGIVKGKKKVGGIEETADYSRRSSSDMCDGPRESEVVILKERKLVPTEPVRVGMLRLSFLLETCAPGTFPDPQLIAAVLDLPQAPLITRATFLLECAHFVHLCNKGQWPIWMKQNVGGYRASGANINPSQMKQQVSQTSARRTHILLRAAGKMFHQWAEMVGARLEELLFTERLQYEALNASLTDPEKQRELLQQDEEEDFLDETSVNPHGNDCPHALKLIACVLLFEITAFLRDTYITLPKTSKMLHRDRPAPWEKVYREANRRWSMALSSMGHSQTSAQSLQSIAAGNDGAGQTERKISFVLHEPDNESENSSNTTLTKEGKEGEEAARRPTASTVRPFLLRRGTATTTGGSFKRRSLKLRRNTKDSKDIETDFNMQSRRKVSSLSDRSDTSEQGVISGGEESPGILSDDQQPESPTDSNENDDTAKNMPWLKAVIDLLTSYNYYCTHRGYCHPFCYKRHMRSCTRLIKATRKVYGEEFGFTFDADHPNVEPTVISSSKGTARPRSTRKVSEQSSTQTSPSKRKDSLSRKDRISDDPDIEMAEKLARAFRQEKEKKLQEEPPILKFIRIHIRNLFHFPLTTMLKGAVVLTEELVIEAMPAAWELLLETNHDTATSSAAVFLMGSVKAQNFAFDIMQRALKHKNPDIRIGAIQRYLVLWKCRFHVWPRMEDNAHDATFKVPPGGIEFTLPSPKIGIESLPVVDPPWMPVQQTKDMDMTLNQDRHRSLVTATKSRKMQQTEAIRNALRQQRDKQRAERHSFLITMIPISQQASHEPGMEHEDHEIEEDLDGTRASSHLHHAHSLFPSVLCSSVMQIVGCLDDAAIGSDGNAVYEVAYQVIWVCLVEESALFLRYVFERLTRDRQDQMFKLLRHLIRFVPRLPQQAAFALYNSIIGYIMFYVRSSNELKQELVGSALSVLWMVVHSVHGIMFKDLKQILRKEQCDASILLTANVPAAKKIVVHGPADDDYNIPSQFPVQEDTLFCQLLKEALDYYPIDEKSITHYCLVDYKSNKILNPNWYIRDLYFFKRSQYPEVRLMLMRPEESFLALQKQELTKKFVEIGKVHLTWAILKNVDMVVQRVVFLHEELMKLPSFPRKALEVDLDLHHGGEYGKVLLGLDVLHKFMWVRLIARMFEAMAGNFAYSADIQLFLNVLSGASILHAEDSCIMRYVMATFINAAFNFKNIFSTNGYFMIMPTLLQVYSLHQTNKLITTTIEYAVKQFYLLNRKPFILQMFGSVSAILDTDEDGTYGEAHKVQSSCLFNLLLSLEDPSPDPLNIAELVKEPKPLKAIDFCYHDEDDDVTVLDCITLCVMVVSYSAESTRGYQMLIILEAILPCYLQQIQSPSYIPLQGKSERDIILQLAVAIRTMVHNCEGLAKSYNGPYRNSPEHKGSSQRNCSRGPPCSPGMDFEEESHTKYATDPRTKNMMDSAEDSEMIRTEYRRPRDVLLSVVADFLIKSTTRLFELAKKLPANDSKPTEVLDAKCHIRLADIAHSLLKVSPYDPESMACRGLQRYMQSVLPRAEWSNDTLRNALVTVLRRIDKVFLKISKKPSIRRNTDWEAAAGLLKGIHETIIRHPYVLHWQQMKTLISTVQNLIVNEPGSGGIPEGVSSAGAALMSQNPPAFFCSAVVRLVALQVVSPVDCFSLVQICGGSAEFATQEKAEGFLMHLIMPLCLKVCSGRGVSDVGELKMSDVSFLLTAVLNAMSPPAGRTGQVVSQINRVTGDLRAGSLTFTGSRDAKRPARISGSLYQAAFLALRIVCICFENRLSSEWPRIVRVMRDLGRRNEAAPDLWSFMEFVVTHRTPLYIVLLPFILHKISQPPIGDHERHMQFIIRERLRGTPPQGGMKSKGALLLELARELRDLRDELEDKRYDRESSEQKKSDTPAATSAADVHKSQQRPSLISIFTGTTTGQATHSHVSAVPIDSRSGSGGICTPSDTLSQQTLHPPRESLSSSSTNRDPHTTTSDSQSGEGAAGSAPTLVGQTPSCGPSGSGHGMTAVSPLPHSQSLQQAPFKAQPPKLRFVSSVEFRHSSGETSTTPLSPESPAEDSSGDHTRSRLQRSKAASRKTFRLKRSRLTPIEPPSIVTSLSQEEHQPKAIGEISWDSVSQTSSTSGYRDNNSLQTGLLSPDGSLGGLTLGRSPSQHSLLMVFEGQDEDTLI